Proteins encoded by one window of Actinocorallia herbida:
- a CDS encoding ferredoxin: MKVRIDEDNCRGHGICCTISPDVFDISDDGYAVALVAEVSASQEESVSTAAARCPERAIILS; the protein is encoded by the coding sequence ATGAAGGTCCGGATCGACGAGGACAACTGCCGCGGCCACGGCATCTGCTGCACCATCAGCCCTGACGTGTTCGACATTTCCGACGATGGATACGCTGTCGCCCTCGTGGCCGAGGTGTCCGCCTCGCAGGAGGAGTCGGTCTCCACGGCCGCGGCCCGCTGCCCCGAGCGGGCGATCATTCTGAGTTAG
- a CDS encoding TetR/AcrR family transcriptional regulator — protein MSAGTVTGGTRPERGGATRELILRTAERLFAEHGVYTVSNRQISEAAGQGNSAAVGYHFGTKTDLVRAIARSHAEDVERHRAVLVAEAFGSAETRDWVRGLVVPITAHLAELGSPTWWARFGAQVSTDPALHRIAVEESLDSPSLRLLLEGMNRCLPDIPPEARMRRWAMGRHLTVHLCAEREREMAEGATDPSGWDDLAADLVDAIVGIWHAPVSRRPS, from the coding sequence ATGTCTGCTGGAACGGTGACAGGCGGAACCCGGCCCGAGCGCGGCGGCGCGACCCGGGAGCTGATCCTGCGCACCGCCGAACGGCTGTTCGCCGAGCACGGCGTGTACACGGTGTCGAACCGGCAGATCAGCGAGGCGGCCGGGCAGGGGAACAGCGCGGCCGTCGGCTACCACTTCGGCACGAAGACCGACCTCGTCCGCGCCATCGCGCGCAGCCACGCCGAGGACGTCGAACGGCATCGCGCGGTGCTGGTCGCCGAGGCGTTCGGCTCGGCCGAGACGCGGGACTGGGTGCGCGGCCTCGTCGTCCCCATCACCGCGCATCTCGCGGAACTCGGCAGCCCGACCTGGTGGGCGCGCTTCGGCGCGCAGGTGTCGACCGACCCGGCACTGCACAGGATCGCCGTCGAGGAGTCGCTCGATTCGCCGTCGCTAAGGCTGCTGCTGGAGGGGATGAACCGCTGCCTGCCCGACATCCCGCCGGAGGCGCGGATGCGGCGCTGGGCGATGGGGCGCCACCTGACGGTGCACCTGTGCGCCGAGCGCGAAAGGGAGATGGCCGAAGGGGCGACGGACCCTTCGGGCTGGGACGACCTCGCCGCGGACCTCGTCGACGCGATCGTCGGCATCTGGCACGCGCCGGTGAGCCGCCGCCCGTCCTGA
- a CDS encoding DUF1330 domain-containing protein, translating into MSKVLVIFTEDIKDAEGMAAYSKAAIATMTKGVKVLAVDSSPRNLEGEWHGTQTVVLEFESEEAARAWYDSPEYQEAAKLRHAAADSNAAIITAF; encoded by the coding sequence ATGTCGAAGGTTCTCGTCATCTTCACCGAGGACATCAAGGACGCCGAGGGCATGGCGGCCTACAGCAAGGCCGCCATCGCCACGATGACCAAGGGCGTCAAGGTGCTCGCCGTGGACTCCTCGCCCCGCAACCTCGAAGGCGAGTGGCACGGCACCCAGACCGTCGTGCTGGAGTTCGAGTCCGAGGAAGCGGCTCGCGCCTGGTACGACTCGCCGGAGTACCAGGAGGCCGCGAAGCTGCGCCACGCGGCGGCCGACTCCAACGCCGCGATCATCACCGCCTTCTGA
- a CDS encoding cytochrome P450 has translation MTELHEYDSKDFFSDESFVGDPYPYFDALRSESPVRREPHHGVMLVTGYDEAAQVAQDADAWSSCISVTGPFPGFPVPLEGDDVSDLIAEHRDKLPMNDQLPVLDPPEHTKHRALMMKLITPKRLKENEDEMTGVADRLLDEFLAKGSGEFISQFAAQFSLHVIADLLGVPDEDRIEFVEALQRRPQAQSTLGQIKSELSHSPMEFLYLRFTDYINDRRANPRQDVLTGMATATFPDGSTPEVMDVVRIAANVFSAGQETTVRLLSSALLIIAENPDLQARLRADASLIPNFIEETLRTESPIKGDFRLARKTTEVGGIELKAGTMAMILNGAANRDPRHFEDPNTFDLERKNARHHMAFGRGIHTCPGAPLARAEARTCIERILAKTTDIRLSEQAHGPAGDRRFMYLPTYILRGLAFLGLEFDLAEEGA, from the coding sequence GCGAGCCCCACCACGGCGTCATGCTCGTGACCGGCTACGACGAGGCGGCCCAGGTGGCCCAGGACGCCGACGCCTGGTCGTCCTGCATCTCGGTGACGGGCCCGTTCCCCGGCTTCCCCGTGCCGCTGGAAGGCGACGACGTCAGCGACCTCATCGCCGAGCACCGCGACAAGCTCCCGATGAACGACCAGCTCCCGGTGCTCGACCCGCCGGAGCACACCAAGCACCGCGCGCTGATGATGAAGCTGATCACCCCCAAGCGCCTCAAGGAGAACGAGGACGAGATGACCGGGGTGGCCGACAGGCTCCTCGACGAGTTCCTCGCCAAGGGCTCCGGTGAGTTCATCAGCCAGTTCGCCGCCCAGTTCAGCCTCCACGTCATCGCCGACCTCCTCGGCGTCCCCGACGAGGACCGGATCGAGTTCGTCGAGGCGCTCCAGCGGCGTCCGCAGGCGCAGTCGACCCTCGGCCAGATCAAGTCCGAGCTGTCGCACTCCCCGATGGAGTTCCTGTACCTGCGGTTCACCGACTACATCAACGACCGCCGCGCGAACCCCCGCCAGGACGTCCTCACCGGCATGGCCACCGCGACGTTCCCCGACGGCTCGACCCCTGAGGTCATGGACGTCGTCCGGATCGCCGCGAACGTCTTCTCGGCGGGCCAGGAGACCACGGTCCGGCTGCTCAGCTCCGCGCTGCTCATCATCGCCGAGAACCCGGACCTCCAGGCCAGGCTGCGGGCCGACGCGTCGCTGATCCCGAACTTCATCGAGGAGACCCTGCGCACGGAGAGCCCGATCAAGGGCGACTTCCGGCTCGCCCGCAAGACCACCGAGGTCGGCGGGATCGAGCTGAAGGCCGGGACGATGGCGATGATCCTGAACGGCGCCGCCAACCGCGACCCGCGGCACTTCGAGGACCCGAACACCTTCGACCTGGAGCGCAAGAACGCCCGTCACCACATGGCGTTCGGCCGCGGCATCCACACCTGCCCCGGCGCGCCGCTCGCGCGGGCCGAGGCGCGCACCTGCATCGAGCGCATCCTCGCCAAGACGACCGACATCCGCCTGTCCGAGCAGGCCCACGGCCCGGCCGGCGACCGGCGCTTCATGTACCTCCCGACGTACATCCTGCGCGGCCTCGCCTTCCTCGGCCTGGAGTTCGACCTGGCGGAGGAGGGCGCCTGA